Proteins from one Rosa chinensis cultivar Old Blush chromosome 7, RchiOBHm-V2, whole genome shotgun sequence genomic window:
- the LOC112176748 gene encoding uncharacterized protein LOC112176748: protein MASRWLRPEVYPLFVAVGAAVGICGFSMVRHICINPEVRVSKENRAAGVLDNFAEGEKYQEHMLRKFVRNKSPEIMPGINSFFADPAK from the exons ATGGCTTCCCGGTGGTTAAGGCCTGAG GTTTACCCCCTGTTTGTGGCCGTCGGAGCTGCCGTCGGGATCTGCGGGTTCAGTATGGTCCGCCATATCTGCATCAACCCTGAagtcag AGTGAGCAAGGAGAACAGGGCTGCCGGAGTACTGGATAATTTCGCTGAGGGAGAAAAGTATCAGGAGCATATGTTGAGGAAATTTGTCCGCAACAAGTCCCCTGAAATCATGCCAGGCATCAACAGCTTCTTCGCAGACCCAGCTAAATGA
- the LOC112180578 gene encoding luc7-like protein 3 produces the protein MEEAKAAAYYEDLTRRGEGAARFKQGLGFSSAKSDSENAPARGSAVAYTSSSSFMSKFVKASSPSKTTEVEKQAQIQSIQNKLKRKKPEELAGEEEKRRPRVSERDKRSRSRERESRRRSRSRERYRDRERDRERSRRRRRRSRSGSESDGDRRRRSRSPRNRRKERRRSRSRSSSPPRERRLEKSRDKLEKERSGGGADYYKLIQGYDKMSAAERVKAKMKLQLAETAEKDTTKGMDGWERFEFDKDAPLDDEEIEVAEDDAALVNHIGKSFRFSAFETKREERIKAAHDEAMFGASDNQPSIMIDSDVEAENDNKDCKESEPPSLLSEKVLAKKQGSWRDRIRHNN, from the exons ATGGAGGAAGCAAAAGCGGCGGCGTACTACGAAGACCTAACCCGCCGAGGCGAAGGCGCCGCCAGATTCAAACAAGGCCTCGGTTTCTCATCGGCGAAGTCCGATTCCGAAAATGCCCCTGCGCGCGGTTCGGCGGTGGCGTATACTTCCTCGTCTTCCTTCATGAGCAAATTCGTCAAGGCCTCCAGCCCTAGCAAGACGACGGAGGTCGAAAAGCAAGCGCAGATCCAGTCGATTCAGAACAAGCTGAAGAGGAAGAAGCCGGAGGAGCTGGCCGGAGAGGAAGAGAAGCGGCGGCCTAGGGTTTCGGAGAGGGATAAGCGGAGTAGAAGCAGAGAGAGGGAGTCGAGGCGTAGGAGTAGGAGCAGAGAGAGGTATAGAGATagggagagagatagagagagaagcaggaggaggaggaggaggagcaggTCTGGGAGTGAATCGGACGGAGATAGGAGACGAAGGAGTCGGTCACCTCGGAATCGGAGAAAGGAACGGCGGAGGAGCCGGAGCCGGAGCTCGTCGCCGCCGAGGGAGAGGCGTTTGGAGAAGAGCAGAGATAAattggagaaggagaggagtggCGGTGGTGCTGACTATTACAAATTGATTCAAGGCTATGACAAAATG TCTGCAGCGGAGAGAGTAAAAGCGAAAATGAAACTCCAACTTGCTGAAACGG CTGAGAAGGACACAACCAAAGGCATGGATGGTTGGGAAAGATTTGAATTCGATAAAGATGCACCACTAGATGATGAGGAGATTGAAG TTGCTGAAGACGATGCAGCGCTCGTCAATCACATAGGCAAAAGCTTTCGGTTTTCAGCATTTGAG ACAAAAAGGGAGGAGCGGATCAAAGCGGCTCATGATGAGGCAATGTTTGGTGCATCAGATAATCAACCATCCATTATGATAGACAGTGACGTTGAGGCAGAGAATGATAATAAGGACTGCAAAGAAAGTGAGCCTCCAAGCCTCTTGAGTGAGAAG GTACTTGCCAAAAAACAGGGTTCGTGGCGTGATCGTATACGCCACAACAATTGA